A single genomic interval of Rhizobium leguminosarum bv. trifolii WSM1325 harbors:
- a CDS encoding RNA polymerase, sigma-24 subunit, ECF subfamily (TIGRFAM: RNA polymerase sigma factor, sigma-70 family~PFAM: Sigma-70 region 4 type 2; sigma-70 region 2 domain protein; sigma-70 region 4 domain protein~KEGG: rec:RHECIAT_CH0000825 RNA polymerase sigma factor protein (sigma-24)): protein MSVARTHFPAYSHARMESPVHPAVSRDRGLAEAAIASEADIRSGLTENLARLWRYGLVLSHQRDVADDLVQATCLRALERADQFIPGTRLDRWLFSILHSIWLNEIRSRRVRQGQGFVDAGETLTFDGAHDTETQVMAHQVLKQVNALPEAQRTVVFLAYVEGLSYREVAGILDIPIGTVMSRLAAARAKLSGAGPEGGRQ from the coding sequence ATGTCGGTCGCGCGCACCCATTTTCCTGCCTATAGTCACGCGAGAATGGAATCGCCGGTTCACCCGGCGGTTTCGAGGGATAGAGGATTGGCGGAGGCGGCCATCGCGAGCGAAGCGGATATCAGGAGCGGCCTGACGGAAAATCTGGCAAGGCTCTGGCGTTATGGTCTCGTTCTCTCGCATCAGCGCGATGTCGCCGACGACCTTGTGCAGGCGACCTGCCTTCGCGCACTGGAGCGCGCCGATCAGTTCATCCCCGGCACCCGGCTCGACCGCTGGCTGTTTTCGATCCTGCATTCGATCTGGCTGAACGAGATCCGCTCTCGCCGGGTACGCCAGGGCCAGGGTTTCGTCGATGCCGGGGAGACGCTGACCTTCGACGGCGCGCACGACACCGAAACGCAGGTGATGGCCCATCAGGTGCTGAAACAGGTGAATGCGCTGCCTGAAGCGCAGAGGACGGTGGTTTTCCTCGCCTATGTGGAGGGACTTTCCTATCGCGAGGTTGCAGGCATATTGGATATCCCGATCGGAACCGTGATGAGCCGGCTGGCGGCTGCCCGCGCCAAGCTCTCCGGCGCCGGACCGGAAGGGGGACGGCAATGA
- a CDS encoding chalcone and stilbene synthase domain protein (PFAM: chalcone and stilbene synthase domain protein; FAE1/Type III polyketide synthase-like protein; 3-Oxoacyl-[acyl-carrier-protein (ACP)] synthase III domain protein~KEGG: rec:RHECIAT_CH0000823 probable chalcone synthase protein), producing MTDTVKLVSLAVATPEHVIFQKQAVEASARLFADRFEDFRHLARVFDSAGIDKRHAARPLAWFDEPHGWQDRMQAFAEVAGGLFVEAASSALRQAGLETGDVDCVVTVSSTGFTTPSLDAQLAGRMGFRPDIERVPVFGLGCAAGVSGFAIASRLARSRPGTVVLFVSIELCTLAFRLDELTRPNIIATALFGDGAAACVLRSGEDGLAEVESTGEHLFPDTLDIMGWKIDDGGFGIVLAQSLPPFAEKELGPAVTAILARNGLRVEDIDRFICHPGGMKVLAAMESALSMVPGTLDHERAVLAEYGNMSSPTILFVLERAIRAGLPARAAMIAMGPGFSASCVTLRRVA from the coding sequence GTGACCGACACCGTCAAACTCGTCAGCCTCGCCGTTGCCACACCCGAACATGTCATTTTCCAAAAACAGGCGGTCGAAGCCTCGGCCCGGTTGTTTGCCGACCGCTTCGAGGACTTCCGCCATCTTGCCCGCGTCTTCGATAGCGCCGGTATCGACAAGCGCCATGCGGCGCGGCCGCTTGCCTGGTTCGACGAGCCACATGGCTGGCAAGACCGGATGCAGGCCTTTGCAGAGGTCGCAGGCGGGCTTTTCGTCGAGGCTGCCAGCTCGGCCCTTCGCCAGGCAGGGCTTGAGACCGGCGACGTCGATTGTGTCGTGACGGTCTCCTCCACCGGTTTTACGACGCCGAGCCTCGATGCACAGCTTGCCGGCCGGATGGGTTTCAGACCCGACATCGAACGCGTTCCGGTCTTCGGGCTTGGCTGTGCCGCCGGCGTATCAGGCTTTGCGATCGCCTCGCGGCTGGCGCGAAGCCGGCCGGGCACTGTTGTGCTTTTCGTCTCGATCGAACTTTGCACGCTCGCCTTCCGGCTGGACGAGCTGACGCGGCCGAACATCATCGCGACGGCGCTTTTCGGCGACGGCGCTGCCGCCTGCGTGCTGCGATCAGGCGAAGACGGGCTGGCGGAGGTGGAATCGACCGGCGAGCATCTTTTTCCCGACACGCTCGATATCATGGGCTGGAAGATCGATGACGGCGGCTTCGGTATCGTGCTGGCGCAATCGCTGCCGCCGTTTGCCGAAAAGGAGCTTGGCCCAGCGGTAACGGCCATTCTGGCGCGCAACGGGCTGAGGGTGGAGGATATAGACCGCTTCATCTGCCATCCCGGCGGCATGAAGGTGCTGGCTGCGATGGAGAGCGCGCTTTCGATGGTGCCGGGCACGCTCGATCACGAACGCGCCGTGCTTGCCGAATACGGCAACATGTCCTCGCCGACTATCCTGTTCGTGCTGGAGCGGGCAATCCGCGCCGGGTTGCCGGCGCGCGCCGCGATGATCGCCATGGGTCCGGGCTTTTCGGCGAGCTGCGTGACGCTCAGGAGGGTCGCATGA
- a CDS encoding Tetratricopeptide domain protein (SMART: Tetratricopeptide domain protein~KEGG: rec:RHECIAT_CH0000824 hypothetical protein), protein MTIMTARIASLLLGGCLAASVVSGPVFAIGDDSSTTPVCKKGEIYDQKTKKCVKQQSANVSDENRADYAYSLAKAGRYEEALAVLDTVKDQNTAEVLNYRGYATRKLGRTDEGISYYLQSVKMDPQYAKVREYLGEAYVIKGQLDLAKDQLKTIKAICGTGCEEYQDLNAVILDPSKI, encoded by the coding sequence ATGACGATCATGACAGCCCGCATCGCTTCCCTCCTTCTCGGCGGCTGCCTCGCCGCCTCTGTTGTCTCCGGCCCGGTCTTTGCGATCGGCGATGATAGCAGCACGACACCGGTCTGCAAGAAGGGCGAGATCTACGACCAGAAGACCAAGAAATGCGTCAAGCAGCAGAGCGCCAACGTCTCCGACGAGAACCGCGCCGACTATGCCTATTCGCTGGCCAAGGCCGGTCGTTATGAGGAGGCGCTTGCCGTGCTCGACACGGTCAAGGATCAGAACACCGCCGAAGTGCTGAATTACCGCGGTTATGCCACCCGCAAGCTTGGCCGCACCGACGAGGGCATCTCCTATTACCTGCAGTCGGTGAAGATGGACCCGCAATACGCTAAGGTCCGCGAATATCTCGGCGAAGCCTATGTCATCAAGGGTCAGCTCGATCTCGCCAAGGATCAGCTGAAGACCATCAAGGCGATCTGCGGTACCGGCTGCGAGGAATATCAGGATCTGAACGCTGTTATCCTCGATCCCTCGAAGATCTGA
- a CDS encoding putative transmembrane anti-sigma factor (KEGG: rec:RHECIAT_CH0000826 hypothetical protein) — translation MTTKHTIPSDEDLTAFIDGELTAEEAARIEAIVKEDESTAERLEFLARASLPFKQAFAPLLAEAPREKLETMLAAIPPQQSAKSGPTPAFATRRRFLGALAASLVAGIAIDRAVIGIGARFSAKDENSEWRAVVADYISLYSAETLAGPVPGREDQAAQLAGLDEKLGLSLSPEAVSLPGIDFKRALLLQYDGKPLAQIAYLDPETGPMALCIVRSDAGPKAPDLESRKGMNVAYWSNATHAFMLIGRIPVDRVQELAENARSRLSA, via the coding sequence ATGACGACGAAACACACCATTCCCTCCGACGAGGACCTGACCGCCTTCATTGACGGTGAACTGACCGCCGAAGAGGCTGCGCGCATCGAGGCCATTGTGAAGGAAGACGAGAGCACCGCCGAGCGGCTGGAATTCCTGGCGCGCGCCAGCCTGCCCTTCAAGCAAGCCTTCGCCCCGCTGCTCGCCGAAGCCCCGCGCGAGAAACTGGAGACGATGCTTGCCGCCATCCCGCCGCAGCAGAGCGCAAAATCCGGCCCCACGCCCGCATTCGCCACTCGTCGCCGCTTCCTCGGCGCGCTCGCCGCCTCGCTGGTCGCCGGCATCGCCATCGACCGCGCCGTCATCGGCATCGGAGCACGCTTTTCGGCAAAGGACGAAAACAGCGAATGGCGCGCCGTGGTCGCCGATTATATCTCGCTCTATTCCGCCGAAACGCTCGCCGGCCCCGTCCCTGGCAGGGAGGACCAGGCCGCCCAGCTCGCCGGTCTTGACGAAAAGCTCGGCCTGTCGCTCTCCCCAGAAGCCGTCTCGCTCCCGGGGATCGATTTCAAACGCGCCCTGCTGCTGCAATATGACGGCAAACCGCTCGCCCAGATCGCCTACCTCGACCCCGAAACCGGCCCGATGGCGCTCTGCATCGTCAGGTCTGACGCGGGACCGAAGGCGCCGGACCTCGAAAGCCGCAAAGGTATGAATGTTGCCTACTGGTCGAACGCGACGCACGCTTTCATGCTGATTGGCCGCATCCCCGTAGACCGTGTGCAGGAATTGGCGGAGAACGCCCGGAGCAGGCTTTCAGCCTAA
- a CDS encoding Isoprenylcysteine carboxyl methyltransferase (PFAM: Isoprenylcysteine carboxyl methyltransferase~KEGG: ret:RHE_CH00743 hypothetical protein), which produces MMWPSIALLAFVTLQRLAELVLARRNTAALLSRGAREVAPEHYPTMVALHAGWIIGLWLLAPGRPVAFFWFLVFMGLQALRLWVLATLKGRWTTRIIVLPGAPLVRSGPYRFLRHPNYAIVVGEIAVLPLAFGLPLYAIVFSLLNALILHVRVKAENAALKSAMILK; this is translated from the coding sequence ATGATGTGGCCGTCGATCGCGCTTCTGGCATTCGTGACGCTGCAGCGGCTGGCGGAACTCGTGCTCGCCCGGCGCAACACGGCGGCGCTTCTTTCCAGGGGCGCCAGAGAGGTGGCACCCGAGCATTATCCCACCATGGTGGCGCTGCATGCAGGCTGGATCATCGGCCTTTGGCTGCTTGCACCGGGCAGGCCAGTCGCGTTCTTCTGGTTTCTGGTGTTCATGGGGCTGCAGGCGCTGCGGCTCTGGGTGCTGGCGACGCTGAAAGGCCGCTGGACGACGCGCATCATCGTCCTGCCCGGCGCGCCGCTGGTCAGATCCGGGCCCTATCGCTTCCTCCGCCATCCGAACTATGCGATCGTCGTCGGCGAGATCGCCGTCCTTCCCCTCGCCTTCGGCCTACCGCTTTACGCGATCGTCTTTTCCCTTCTCAACGCGCTTATCCTCCATGTCCGCGTGAAGGCTGAAAATGCCGCACTGAAAAGCGCAATGATTTTGAAATGA